The proteins below come from a single Ptychodera flava strain L36383 chromosome 6, AS_Pfla_20210202, whole genome shotgun sequence genomic window:
- the LOC139136010 gene encoding uncharacterized protein produces the protein MEIAYSFDELSRALSGLDDLNLSQEESQILAIDVLLAMDAVLTSLRYSVLQFDDSKDNRYLLTESTMKTADHLSKFVLRNAEPGTGPIVLDTPSIELNLQSDYVHNLSNCSITIGGGNGFVLPSSDKIFSDLQAENETLHRIVKCLKKIPTGVHDLLYNDVIALSFTNSSGNELEVKDTKEDILIIFASDSPPVATHVLMEGLYLEVNDVTYFGSIFEVRL, from the exons ATGGAA ATTGCTTACAGTTTCGATGAATTGTCAAGGGCTTTATCTGGTCTCGATGATTTAAATTTATCGCAGGAAGAAAGCCAAATATTGGCCATAG ACGTACTGTTGGCAATGGATGCGGTTCTTACATCATTACGATATTCAGTCCTACAATTTGATGATAGCAAAGATAACAGATATTTATTGACAGAATCCACGATGAAAACAGCAGACCACCTCTCAAAGTTTGTTCTTCGCAACGCTGAGCCTGGTACTGGACCGATAGTATTAGACACGCCATCGATAGAATTAAACTTGCAGAGTGACTATGTACACAATCTCAGCAACTGTTCCATAACAATCGGAGGCGGTAATGGGTTTGTCCTACCATCGTCAGATAAAATCTTCTCCGATCTGCAAGCAGAGAACGAAACATTGCATAGGATA GTGAAATGCTTGAAAAAGATACCTACTGGTGTACATGACTTATTATATAATGATGTTATCGCATTGTCCTTTACGAACAGTTCAGGCAATGAACTTGAAG TTAAGGATACTAAAGAAGACATCCTAATCATATTTGCAAGTGACTCACCTCCCGTTGCCACCCATGTACTTATGGAAGGTTTATATTTGGAAGTGAACGATGTCACATACTTTGGTTCAATCTTTGAG GTACGGCTCTAA